One window of the Pelmatolapia mariae isolate MD_Pm_ZW linkage group LG15, Pm_UMD_F_2, whole genome shotgun sequence genome contains the following:
- the LOC134643553 gene encoding G-protein coupled receptor family C group 6 member A-like: MAEQWLALLSHIKKVQVLSHHFSGTKCSNQATAEGDIIIGGLFPIHESVTVTVNDDGRENRTCDRFSTARLVHSLIMVQALEEINQKRELGNLTLGYLILDSCGEVTTALIQTQAFMMRNSNNRQDCAQQSSPPVLVVIGDYYSELSIGVTGQLHLEYIPEISYGATSGFLSDKTRFPSFMRTVPQDDHQTRAIAQILDHYGWTWIGVVATDGEYGRYITERLQHHATKKGICFAFTSVLPDALNDELHEERINSTIKSIIDNRNVSVIVSFAKAYYMIDIFDKLLKYPQARGKVWLASDIWSQSPEVLSSQNYKLSDIGTIFGITLKSGNTTKFERYLDDLDENPNHHENNTFLSNFLKEHGTNSSEELKKLIYPYAVFSIELAVKAIAQAVKDLCTNRDCKRQPLRPLELRRALRKATFHMEGKSYSFDHHGDLNSGYDIILWKQTQDSLDVNNILAYYSIEHQNLTFTSQETQQALQRHIGNVTSRCTDSCRPGYRKTSVTGQPGCCYQCEPCAENQYSNTTDSETCHPCKENYYSKNTSSVCLPRKIDFLKWGDVYLIVLLSFTSLGAVLTIVVGIIFLAHWNTPVVRSSVGPISIILLLSLMITFTSVILFGGQPNSYQCQARQVVFGLSFTLCVSCIMVKSFKIVLAFEFDPVIQSVLKKLYKPYLIIAVCMAVQVVIVIMWLVHGPPYIDSEITQDNMKLIFCNEKLIPAFGAMLVYIGLLALICFGVAYKGRKLPDSYNDAKFITFAMLIYFISWIMFGPVYVNVTGKYLPAVEMIVILISCYGILFCQFFTKCYIILCKKEANTEKAFRCNIRNYSLDHKGSEDELSSNRVENPTLSASVESQDKWNSVTPPCVSSNSLFPVSNS; the protein is encoded by the exons ATGGCGGAACAGTGGTTGGCATTGCTGTCTCACATCAAGAAAGTCCAGG TTTTATCACATCACTTTTCTGGTACAAAATGCTCCAATCAAGCCACAGCAGAAGGTGACATCATTATCGGAGGATTGTTCCCGATTCATGAAAGCGTTACTGTTACTGTGAATGATGATGGCCGTGAAAACCGGACATGTGACag GTTTAGCACAGCTCGTCTGGTCCACTCTCTGATAATGGTGCAGGCACTGGAGGAGATAAATCAGAAGCGAGAGTTGGGAAACCTCACCTTGGGATACCTCATACTTGACTCCTGTGGGGAAGTTACTACTGCCCTGATACAAACCCAGGCCTTCATGATGAGAAACA GTAATAATCGCCAAGATTGTGCACAGCAATCCTCTCCACCTGTCCTGGTCGTCATTGGTGATTACTACTCAGAGTTATCCATAGGAGTTACAGGTCAGCTCCACCTGGAGTACATCCCTGAG ATAAGTTATGGTGCAACTTCTGGTTTCCTGAGTGATAAAACCCGTTTTCCAAGCTTTATGAGGACCGTACCACAAGATGATCACCAAACTCGTGCCATTGCCCAGATTCTTGATCATTACGGTTGGACTTGGATCGGTGTGGTAGCAACTGATGGTGAATACGGTCGCTATATAACTGAACGCCTCCAGCATCATGCAACCAAAAAAGGCATCTGCTTCGCCTTCACCTCTGTTCTTCCAGATGCTTTAAATGATGAATTGCATGAAGAGAGAATTAACTCTACAATCAAAAGCATCATAGATAATAGAAATGTTAGTGTTATTGTTTCCTTTGCCAAAGCTTACTATATGATAGATATTTTTGACAAACTTCTCAAATATCCTCAAGCCAGAGGGAAAGTTTGGTTGGCCAGTGATATTTGGTCACAGTCACCTGAAGTACTGAGTTCTCAGAACTACAAATTGAGTGACATAGGAACAATCTTTGGGATCACTCTTAAATCTGGAAACACAACCAAGTTTGAGCGATATCTCGATGACCTTGATGAAAATCCCAACCACCACGAGAACAACACATTTTTGTCTAATTTTTTAAAGGAGCATGGGACAAATTCATCAGAAGAGTTAAAGAAGTTGATATATCCATATGCTGTGTTCAGTATTGAGCTGGCAGTTAAAGCAATAGCTCAAGCTGTTAAAGACCTCTGTACTAACCGGGACTGTAAAAGACAGCCCTTACGGCCGTTGGAG CTACGAAGAGCCTTACGGAAGGCAACGTTCCACATGGAGGGAAAAAGTTATTCATTTGATCACCATGGTGACCTCAACTCTGGATATGATATCATCCTGTGGAAGCAGACTCAAGATTCTCTAGATGTGAACAACATTTTAGCCTATTACAGTATAGAACACCAGAACCTGACTTTCACCTCACAGGAAACACAACAGGCTCTTCAGAGACACATA GGAAATGTGACTTCCAGGTGCACAGACAGCTGTAGGCCTGGCTACAGGAAGACTTCAGTTACAGGCCAGCCTGGTTGCTGCTATCAGTGTGAACCCTGTGCTGAGAACCAATATTCCAACACCACCG ATTCTGAGACATGCCATCCTTGCAAAGAAAACTATTACTCCAAAAACACCAGTTCAGTGTGTTTACCCAGAAAAATTGATTTTCTGAAATGGGGTGATGTATATCTTATTGTGCTGCTGTCTTTTACTTCTTTGGGAGCAGTGCTTACCATTGTTGTTGGGATCATCTTCCTTGCACACTGGAATACCCCTGTTGTGCGCTCATCTGTAGGCCCAATCAGCATcattctcctcctctcccttatgATCACATTTACTAGTGTTATATTATTTGGTGGTCAACCCAATAGCTATCAGTGCCAAGCACGGCAGGTGGTGTTTGGCTTGAGTTTTACCTTGTGTGTCTCCTGCATCATGGTCAAGTCCTTTAAGATCGTCTTAGCCTTTGAGTTTGACCCGGTCATTCAAAGTGTGCTGAAGAAGCTCTACAAGCCTTACCTCATTATTGCAGTCTGCATGGCAGTTCAAGTGGTTATTGTTATAATGTGGCTTGTACACGGTCCTCCATACATTGACTCAGAGATCACACAGGACAACATGAAACTGATATTTTGTAATGAGAAACTAATTCCTGCGTTTGGAGCCATGCTAGTCTATATTGGCCTTTTGGCTCTCATCTGCTTTGGTGTTGCCTATAAAGGACGAAAGTTGCCTGACAGTTACAATGATGCAAAGTTCATCACTTTTGCAATGCTCATTTACTTCATCTCCTGGATCATGTTTGGCCCAGTCTACGTCAATGTCACAGGCAAGTACCTTCCAGCAGTGGAGATGATCGTTATCCTCATCTCATGCTACGGCATCTTGTTTTGTCAATTTTTCACAAAGTGCTACATTATTCTGTGTAAAAAGGAAGCCAACACAGAGAAAGCGTTCCGTTGCAATATTAGGAATTATTCCCTGGATCACAAAGGCAGTGAGGATGAGCTGTCATCCAACAGAGTTGAAAACCCTACTTTATCTGCATCAGTTGAGTCACAGGATAAATGGAATTCAGTCACACCGCCCTGTGTTTCCTCAAACTCTCTCTTTCCAGTCTCAAACTCATAG